Proteins encoded within one genomic window of Bradyrhizobium sp. CB1717:
- the ffh gene encoding signal recognition particle protein, with protein sequence MFDNLSERLGGILDRLTGRGALTEKDVDAAMREVRRALLEADVALEVVRSFTERVREQAIGATVVKSVTPGQMVVKIVHDELINTLGAESQTIDVNSVPPVPIMMVGLQGSGKTTTTAKLARRLVQRDKRKVLMASLDVYRPAAMEQLAVLGRDLDIPTLPIVAGQQPPQIAKRALEAGKLGGYDIVLLDTAGRTTLDEEMMAEAAAIKAAANPHEVLLVADSLTGQDAVNLARSFDQRVGLTGIVLTRVDGDGRGGAALSMRAVTGKPIKLIGTGEKTDALEDFHPDRIAGRILGMGDVVSLVERAAANIDAEKAARTAERMRKGQFDLNDMREQLLQMSNMGGISGLMGMMPGISKMKNQIAAAGIDDKILKRQVAIIDSMTRDERRHPDLLKASRKKRIAAGSGQSVEHVNKLLKMHRNMADVMKAMGSGKRGPLAGIAQAMGFGGGMKMPSPEEMKAMQEKMQAGGGGLPNLPKDLPAGLRQGLPNLPGLTGLSGKPTLPGLGGFPGKKK encoded by the coding sequence TTGTTCGACAATCTGTCGGAACGGCTTGGTGGCATTCTCGATCGTCTGACGGGGCGCGGTGCGCTGACCGAAAAGGACGTCGACGCCGCGATGCGCGAGGTGCGCCGCGCGCTGCTGGAGGCCGACGTCGCGCTCGAAGTGGTGCGCAGCTTCACCGAGCGCGTGCGCGAGCAGGCGATCGGCGCCACCGTCGTCAAGTCGGTCACCCCCGGCCAGATGGTGGTCAAGATCGTCCATGACGAGCTGATCAACACGCTCGGCGCCGAAAGCCAGACCATCGACGTCAATTCCGTGCCGCCGGTGCCGATCATGATGGTCGGCCTGCAGGGCTCCGGTAAAACGACGACCACCGCAAAGCTCGCCCGCCGCCTGGTCCAGCGCGACAAGCGCAAGGTGCTGATGGCCTCGCTCGACGTCTACCGTCCGGCGGCGATGGAGCAGCTGGCCGTGCTCGGCCGCGACCTCGACATTCCGACCCTGCCGATCGTGGCGGGCCAGCAGCCGCCGCAGATTGCGAAGCGCGCGCTGGAAGCCGGCAAGCTCGGCGGCTACGACATCGTGCTGCTCGACACCGCCGGCCGCACCACGCTCGACGAAGAGATGATGGCGGAAGCCGCGGCGATCAAAGCCGCCGCCAATCCGCACGAAGTGCTGCTGGTGGCGGACTCACTCACCGGCCAGGACGCGGTGAACCTCGCGCGCTCGTTCGATCAGCGCGTCGGCCTTACCGGCATCGTGCTGACACGAGTTGACGGCGACGGCCGCGGCGGCGCCGCGCTGTCGATGCGCGCCGTCACCGGCAAGCCGATCAAGCTGATCGGCACCGGTGAAAAGACCGACGCGCTGGAGGATTTCCACCCCGATCGTATCGCCGGCCGCATTCTCGGCATGGGCGACGTGGTCTCGCTGGTCGAACGCGCTGCCGCCAATATCGACGCCGAAAAGGCCGCGCGCACCGCCGAGCGCATGCGCAAGGGTCAGTTCGACCTCAACGACATGCGCGAGCAGCTTTTGCAGATGTCCAACATGGGCGGCATCAGCGGCCTGATGGGCATGATGCCCGGCATCTCCAAGATGAAGAACCAGATCGCGGCGGCCGGCATCGACGACAAGATCTTGAAGCGCCAGGTCGCGATCATCGATTCCATGACGCGCGACGAGCGCCGTCATCCGGACCTGCTGAAAGCGAGCCGCAAGAAGCGCATCGCCGCCGGCTCCGGCCAGAGCGTCGAGCACGTCAACAAGTTGCTGAAGATGCACCGGAACATGGCCGATGTGATGAAGGCCATGGGCTCGGGCAAGCGCGGCCCGCTCGCCGGCATCGCGCAGGCGATGGGCTTTGGCGGCGGCATGAAGATGCCTTCGCCCGAAGAGATGAAGGCGATGCAGGAAAAGATGCAGGCCGGCGGCGGTGGCCTTCCGAATCTGCCGAAGGATCTGCCGGCGGGTCTTCGCCAAGGTCTGCCGAACCTTCCTGGACTGACCGGGCTGAGCGGCAAGCCGACGCTGCCGGGCCTCGGCGGGTTCCCGGGCAAGAAGAAATGA
- a CDS encoding MBL fold metallo-hydrolase — protein sequence MPVTRRRLFGLLAGAGALVGVPSLWMSRMKTYDGPASDHFNGLHFFDPDGAPPKSLREVLRWQFSGKRQRAAWPVWVPSPHADTPPERVDGDKVRLSFVGHASWLIQAGGLNILVDPVWSSRVSPVGWAGPKRHNDPGIAFEKLPKVDVVLVSHGHYDHLDMATLSRLAKNFGPRVVTPLGNDVTMRGVDPTIRAEAFDWHDRVELGEGVAVHLVPTRHWTARGLFDRNKALWASFVLETPAGKIYVVCDSGYGDGRHFRRVAEKHGKLRLAILPIGAYEPRWFMRDQHMNPEDAVKALADCGAEAALGHHHGTFQLTDEAIDAPAKALVEALDAAKIPQERFVAMKPGQVVEI from the coding sequence GTGCCGGTCACCCGCCGCCGCCTTTTCGGACTGCTTGCCGGAGCCGGTGCTCTGGTCGGCGTCCCCTCCCTCTGGATGTCCCGCATGAAGACCTATGACGGCCCCGCCTCCGACCATTTCAACGGCCTGCACTTCTTCGATCCGGACGGGGCGCCGCCGAAATCGCTTCGCGAGGTGCTGCGCTGGCAGTTCAGCGGCAAGCGCCAGCGGGCGGCCTGGCCCGTGTGGGTTCCGAGCCCGCATGCCGACACGCCGCCGGAGCGGGTCGACGGCGACAAGGTGCGGCTCTCCTTCGTCGGTCACGCCAGCTGGCTGATCCAGGCCGGCGGCCTCAACATCCTGGTTGATCCCGTCTGGTCCTCGCGGGTCTCGCCGGTCGGCTGGGCCGGACCGAAACGGCACAACGATCCCGGCATCGCCTTCGAGAAGCTGCCGAAGGTCGACGTCGTGCTGGTTTCGCACGGCCATTACGATCATCTGGACATGGCGACGCTGTCGCGCCTCGCCAAGAATTTTGGCCCGCGCGTGGTGACCCCGCTCGGCAATGACGTCACGATGCGCGGCGTCGATCCCACGATCAGGGCGGAAGCGTTCGACTGGCACGACCGCGTCGAGCTCGGCGAAGGTGTCGCCGTTCATCTGGTGCCCACCCGGCACTGGACCGCGCGCGGCCTGTTCGATCGCAACAAGGCGCTGTGGGCGAGCTTCGTGTTGGAGACGCCGGCAGGGAAAATCTACGTGGTCTGCGATTCCGGCTATGGCGACGGCCGGCATTTCCGCCGCGTCGCCGAGAAGCACGGGAAGCTGCGCCTCGCCATCCTCCCCATCGGCGCCTACGAGCCGCGCTGGTTCATGCGCGACCAGCACATGAACCCGGAGGATGCGGTGAAGGCGCTGGCCGATTGCGGCGCCGAGGCCGCGCTCGGGCATCACCACGGCACATTCCAGCTCACGGACGAGGCGATCGACGCGCCGGCGAAAGCACTCGTCGAAGCGCTCGATGCGGCGAAGATTCCGCAGGAGCGGTTCGTGGCGATGAAGCCGGGGCAGGTGGTGGAGATTTAG
- a CDS encoding SIMPL domain-containing protein (The SIMPL domain is named for its presence in mouse protein SIMPL (signalling molecule that associates with mouse pelle-like kinase). Bacterial member BP26, from Brucella, was shown to assemble into a channel-like structure, while YggE from E. coli has been associated with resistance to oxidative stress.), with protein sequence MKKSAVLAAVLATTLLAAPARADDFPAAISVSGEATVSVAPDLAQIDAGVANDAKTAKEASDANNAAMGKVLLALKGAGIAEKDYQTSRLSLQPQYGQNKSTGASPVVGFRASNRVTVKIRDVTKVPTIIDTLVSAGANDIGNISFEVTQASKLLDDAREQAVADARRKAEIYAKATGVTLGAPLSVSEGGAPVPLFKSRMATAPMAAPAAVAPGEETLSVTVNVSWAIKQGQ encoded by the coding sequence ATGAAAAAGTCTGCAGTACTCGCCGCCGTCCTTGCCACCACGCTGCTGGCCGCGCCCGCGCGCGCCGACGATTTTCCCGCCGCGATCTCAGTGAGCGGCGAAGCCACTGTGTCGGTGGCGCCTGATCTCGCGCAGATCGATGCGGGTGTCGCCAATGACGCCAAGACGGCGAAGGAAGCCTCCGATGCCAACAATGCCGCGATGGGCAAGGTGCTGCTGGCGCTGAAGGGTGCCGGCATCGCCGAGAAGGACTACCAGACCTCGCGCCTGTCGCTGCAGCCGCAATACGGCCAGAACAAATCCACCGGCGCCTCGCCCGTGGTCGGCTTCCGTGCCTCCAACCGCGTCACCGTGAAGATCCGCGACGTGACCAAGGTGCCAACCATCATCGACACGCTGGTCAGCGCCGGCGCGAACGACATCGGCAACATTTCGTTCGAGGTGACGCAGGCCTCGAAGCTGCTCGATGACGCACGCGAGCAGGCGGTGGCCGATGCGCGCCGCAAGGCCGAGATCTATGCCAAGGCCACCGGCGTCACGCTGGGCGCTCCGCTCAGTGTGTCGGAGGGTGGTGCGCCCGTGCCGCTGTTCAAGTCGCGGATGGCGACAGCACCGATGGCGGCTCCTGCGGCGGTCGCGCCGGGCGAGGAGACGCTGTCGGTAACGGTGAATGTGAGCTGGGCGATCAAGCAGGGGCAGTAA
- a CDS encoding GyrI-like domain-containing protein: protein MTSFRRLALAALIPAAALSLGLSGALAQSPSPAPAASASPSATSPAPAPSASPSPAASASPAPVATPSPAASASPAPAASPSPAASASPSPTAPPAAAATPAPVQTADPFGLETTLEPKKVVMVKGTANWDSAFDTLIDAFKALNTLLDKQGIKHAGNSMIVYTSTDDTGFTFLAEIPVEQDPKNLPKDMSVGKSPEGKALKFVHRGSYDNMDNTYEAITNHLDDKRLEAKDTFIEEYLTDPLKTAEDKLVINVFVPLK from the coding sequence ATGACCAGTTTTCGTCGTCTCGCTCTGGCCGCGCTGATCCCGGCAGCGGCCTTGTCGCTTGGGCTATCAGGCGCTCTGGCGCAGTCCCCGAGCCCGGCGCCGGCTGCCTCGGCGAGCCCTTCAGCGACAAGCCCGGCGCCTGCACCGTCGGCCTCGCCCTCTCCGGCCGCGAGCGCGTCGCCCGCCCCTGTCGCGACGCCGTCGCCGGCGGCCAGCGCGTCACCCGCGCCGGCAGCTTCGCCATCGCCCGCAGCCAGCGCCTCACCCAGCCCGACGGCTCCGCCGGCTGCGGCCGCCACCCCGGCCCCGGTGCAGACCGCCGATCCCTTTGGCCTCGAGACCACGCTCGAGCCGAAGAAGGTCGTGATGGTCAAGGGCACTGCCAATTGGGATTCCGCCTTCGACACGCTGATCGACGCCTTCAAGGCGCTCAACACGCTGCTGGACAAGCAGGGCATCAAGCACGCCGGCAACTCGATGATCGTCTACACCTCGACGGATGACACCGGCTTCACCTTCCTCGCCGAGATCCCGGTCGAGCAGGATCCCAAGAACCTGCCCAAGGACATGAGCGTCGGCAAATCGCCGGAGGGCAAGGCGCTGAAATTCGTCCATCGTGGCTCGTACGACAACATGGACAACACCTACGAGGCGATCACCAATCACCTCGACGACAAGAGACTGGAAGCCAAGGACACCTTCATCGAGGAATACCTCACCGATCCCCTGAAGACGGCTGAGGACAAGCTCGTGATCAATGTTTTCGTGCCGCTGAAGTGA
- the mtaB gene encoding tRNA (N(6)-L-threonylcarbamoyladenosine(37)-C(2))-methylthiotransferase MtaB has translation MAVDIVTFGCRLNAFEAEVIRSKAEGAGLSDTIVINSCAVTNEAVAQARQSIRKLKRERPEARIVVTGCAAQTQSQMFADMAEVDRVVGNDDKMRSEVWHETRDAFDIGASEKIAVSDIMAVREMAPHLIDGYASGLPRVFVQVQNGCDHRCTFCIIPFGRGNSRSVPMGAVVEQVRALVARGHAEIVLTGVDLTSYGADLPGAPKLGMLTKQILRHVPELKRLRISSIDSIEADNDLLDAITEDARLMPHLHLSLQSGDDMILKRMKRRHLRQDAITFCNQVRRLRPDVAFGADIIAGFPTETEEMFSRSLDLVEECGLTFLHVFPYSPRPGTPAARMPQVAGGVIKERAKRLRAAGDAALRQRLQAEIGATREVLIESEGQGRTEHYLPVAIAGERVGSVVPLMIAGSDGERLVTR, from the coding sequence ATGGCCGTCGACATCGTCACCTTCGGCTGCCGCCTCAACGCCTTCGAGGCCGAGGTGATCCGCAGCAAAGCGGAAGGCGCCGGCCTTTCCGATACCATCGTCATCAACAGCTGCGCCGTCACCAACGAGGCGGTGGCGCAGGCGCGTCAGTCGATCCGCAAGCTGAAGCGCGAGCGCCCCGAGGCGCGCATCGTCGTCACCGGCTGCGCGGCGCAGACGCAAAGCCAGATGTTCGCCGACATGGCCGAGGTCGATCGCGTCGTCGGCAATGACGACAAGATGCGCAGCGAAGTGTGGCACGAGACGCGCGATGCGTTCGACATCGGCGCCAGCGAAAAGATCGCCGTCAGCGATATCATGGCGGTCAGGGAGATGGCGCCGCATCTGATCGACGGCTATGCCAGCGGCCTGCCGCGCGTGTTCGTGCAGGTGCAGAACGGCTGCGATCACCGTTGCACCTTCTGCATCATCCCGTTCGGTCGTGGCAATTCGCGCTCGGTGCCGATGGGTGCAGTGGTCGAGCAGGTGCGCGCGCTCGTGGCGCGCGGCCATGCCGAGATCGTTCTGACCGGCGTCGATCTCACCAGCTACGGTGCGGACCTGCCCGGCGCACCAAAACTCGGCATGCTGACGAAGCAGATTTTGCGGCATGTGCCGGAGTTGAAGCGGCTGCGCATATCCTCGATCGATTCGATCGAGGCCGACAACGACCTGCTCGATGCCATCACTGAGGATGCGCGCCTGATGCCGCATCTGCACCTGTCGCTGCAGTCAGGCGACGACATGATCCTGAAGCGCATGAAGCGGCGGCACTTGCGGCAGGATGCGATCACCTTCTGCAATCAGGTGCGCCGCTTGCGTCCCGATGTCGCCTTCGGCGCCGACATCATCGCGGGCTTCCCGACCGAGACCGAAGAAATGTTCTCGCGCTCGCTCGATCTGGTCGAGGAATGCGGCCTGACCTTCCTGCACGTCTTCCCCTATTCCCCGCGCCCCGGCACGCCCGCCGCGCGCATGCCGCAGGTGGCGGGCGGCGTGATCAAGGAGCGCGCGAAGCGGCTGCGCGCAGCCGGAGACGCGGCGCTACGGCAGCGGCTGCAAGCCGAGATCGGCGCAACGCGCGAAGTGCTGATCGAGAGCGAGGGGCAGGGCCGCACCGAGCATTATCTGCCGGTGGCGATTGCGGGCGAGCGGGTCGGAAGCGTCGTGCCGCTGATGATTGCCGGCAGCGATGGTGAGCGGCTAGTCACACGATAG
- the rpsP gene encoding 30S ribosomal protein S16, with amino-acid sequence MSVVIRLARAGTKKRPVYHVVVADSRFPRDGRFIERLGYFNPLLPKDNETRLKLDMDKVKSWLAKGAQPSDRVMRFLDAAGVKKREARNNPEKAVPRKERKAQAEAAAKG; translated from the coding sequence ATGTCCGTCGTTATCCGCCTCGCCCGCGCAGGCACCAAGAAGCGTCCCGTCTATCACGTCGTCGTCGCCGACTCGCGCTTCCCCCGCGATGGCCGCTTCATCGAGCGTCTCGGCTATTTCAACCCGCTGCTGCCGAAGGACAACGAGACCCGCCTGAAGCTCGACATGGACAAGGTGAAGTCCTGGCTCGCCAAGGGCGCGCAGCCGTCGGACCGCGTGATGCGTTTCCTCGACGCCGCCGGCGTCAAGAAGCGCGAAGCGCGCAACAACCCCGAGAAGGCCGTGCCGCGCAAGGAGCGCAAGGCGCAGGCCGAAGCCGCCGCCAAGGGCTAA
- a CDS encoding DUF2336 domain-containing protein: protein MPKAELSIIDEVESALRIGSPEKGLETARRVTDLFLSSAGSFSDKQIALFDDVLERLIGSIELRAIADMGARVALAEISMQLAPIAQAPPSVIRRLANNDEIRIAGPVLQDSARLDDGELVRIASSKSEPHLLAVAGRWWLKEIVTDALLARRYPSVSRRLAANPGARVSGNGFAVIVGQAESDPELAVSVGVRIDLPSELRRQLLRSATDVVRTRLLSRAPPHLFEEIQSAIAAVTVGVEREMSGVRDFEGAKRAIAGLKATGQLNEATLLGFARQRRYEETAAALAALSGSTVEVIRPLMQSLREDGLLVPCKAAQLSWETTVAVLESRFATGAMKPADLAKAQGHYARMTPENAGRTLRFWQVRAS from the coding sequence ATGCCCAAGGCCGAGCTATCGATCATCGACGAGGTCGAATCCGCACTTCGGATCGGCTCGCCAGAAAAGGGCCTGGAAACGGCGCGGCGCGTCACCGACCTGTTCCTGTCCTCCGCCGGCAGTTTCAGCGACAAGCAGATCGCGCTGTTCGACGACGTGCTCGAGCGCCTGATCGGCTCTATCGAGCTGCGCGCGATTGCCGACATGGGTGCGCGCGTGGCGCTGGCCGAGATCAGCATGCAGCTGGCGCCGATCGCGCAGGCGCCGCCGTCCGTGATCCGTCGCCTCGCCAACAATGACGAGATCCGCATCGCCGGCCCCGTGCTGCAGGATTCCGCGCGTCTCGACGATGGCGAGCTGGTGAGGATCGCCTCCAGCAAAAGCGAGCCGCATCTGCTCGCGGTCGCCGGCCGCTGGTGGCTGAAGGAGATCGTCACCGACGCGCTGCTGGCGCGGCGCTATCCCAGCGTCAGCCGGCGGCTCGCCGCCAATCCCGGCGCGCGCGTCTCCGGAAATGGATTCGCCGTCATCGTCGGCCAGGCCGAAAGCGATCCCGAGCTCGCCGTCAGCGTCGGCGTCCGTATCGACCTGCCGTCGGAGCTGCGCCGGCAGTTGCTGCGCTCGGCGACGGATGTGGTGCGCACGCGCCTGTTGTCGCGCGCGCCGCCGCATCTGTTCGAGGAGATCCAGAGCGCGATCGCCGCCGTCACCGTCGGCGTCGAGCGCGAGATGTCGGGCGTCCGCGATTTCGAAGGCGCCAAGCGCGCCATCGCGGGCCTCAAGGCCACCGGCCAGCTCAACGAGGCAACGCTGCTCGGCTTTGCCAGACAGCGGCGCTATGAAGAGACCGCCGCTGCCCTGGCGGCATTATCGGGATCGACCGTCGAGGTGATCCGTCCGCTGATGCAGAGCCTGCGCGAGGACGGCCTGCTGGTACCGTGCAAGGCGGCCCAGCTCAGCTGGGAAACAACAGTCGCCGTGCTCGAAAGCCGTTTTGCAACAGGCGCGATGAAGCCGGCCGACCTTGCCAAAGCGCAGGGCCATTACGCGCGCATGACGCCGGAGAACGCAGGGCGGACGCTGCGGTTCTGGCAGGTGCGGGCGTCGTAG
- a CDS encoding RNA pseudouridine synthase — translation MLDVPQLTADEILARVLHRDGLMLIIDKPAGLPVHRGPKGGANLEDSFDALRFGLPRPPVLAHRLDKDTSGCLVLGRHRKATASLGLLFKHGKIGKTYWTVVEGGPAEDEGTIDMPLGRLNAERGWWQKPDPDGQKAITNWKVMGRGDGFTWLAMEPVTGRTHQLRVHSAESGWPIFGDNIYGNGPRFGEPRLHLHSREIVVPISRNKEPVRVVAPAPLHMHEKLRACGWSGE, via the coding sequence TTGCTCGATGTTCCCCAATTGACGGCCGATGAAATCCTGGCCCGCGTGCTCCATCGCGACGGGCTGATGCTGATCATCGACAAGCCGGCCGGCCTGCCGGTGCATCGCGGCCCCAAGGGCGGCGCCAATCTGGAGGATTCCTTCGACGCGCTCCGCTTCGGCCTGCCGCGGCCGCCGGTGCTGGCCCACCGGCTGGACAAGGACACCTCCGGTTGCCTCGTGCTCGGCCGCCATCGCAAGGCGACCGCATCGCTGGGCCTGCTGTTCAAGCATGGCAAGATCGGCAAGACCTACTGGACCGTGGTCGAGGGCGGCCCTGCCGAGGATGAAGGCACCATCGACATGCCGCTCGGCCGGCTCAATGCCGAGCGCGGCTGGTGGCAGAAGCCGGATCCGGACGGGCAGAAGGCCATCACCAACTGGAAGGTGATGGGCCGGGGCGACGGTTTCACCTGGCTCGCGATGGAACCGGTGACCGGGCGAACCCATCAATTGCGGGTGCATTCGGCCGAGAGCGGCTGGCCGATCTTCGGCGATAACATTTACGGCAACGGCCCGCGCTTCGGCGAGCCGCGGCTGCACCTGCACTCCCGCGAGATCGTGGTGCCGATCTCCCGGAACAAGGAGCCGGTTCGCGTGGTCGCACCGGCCCCGCTCCACATGCACGAGAAGCTCCGCGCCTGCGGGTGGAGCGGGGAGTAG
- the trmD gene encoding tRNA (guanosine(37)-N1)-methyltransferase TrmD translates to MTNPSPWRATVLTLFPEMFPGPLGVSLAGRALASGLWEIEARDIRASATDRHRSVDDTPAGGGPGMVLRADVLAAAIDAAEIAPERPRLLMSPRGRPLTQARVTELAQGPGPLIVCGRFEGIDQRVIDARGLEEVSIGDYVLSGGEIAALALIDACVRLLPGVMGKEASGTEESFSDGLLEYPQYTRPQLFEGVPIPDILTSGDHAKVASWRRAQSESLTEARRPDLWAQIPPKPPNRPRRQKTPKNKTDG, encoded by the coding sequence ATGACCAATCCCTCACCCTGGCGCGCGACGGTGCTGACGCTGTTTCCGGAGATGTTTCCGGGGCCGCTCGGCGTGAGCCTGGCCGGCCGGGCGCTGGCTTCGGGGCTGTGGGAGATCGAGGCGCGGGACATCCGGGCCTCCGCCACCGATCGCCACCGCAGCGTCGACGACACGCCGGCCGGCGGCGGCCCGGGCATGGTGCTGCGAGCGGACGTTCTGGCCGCCGCCATCGATGCTGCCGAGATTGCCCCCGAACGGCCGCGCCTGCTGATGAGCCCCCGCGGTCGGCCATTGACCCAGGCCCGCGTCACCGAGCTCGCCCAGGGTCCCGGTCCGCTGATCGTCTGCGGGCGGTTCGAGGGGATCGACCAGCGAGTGATCGACGCGCGGGGGCTGGAGGAGGTCTCGATCGGCGATTACGTGCTCTCCGGGGGCGAAATCGCCGCTTTAGCCCTGATCGACGCCTGCGTCCGGCTGCTGCCGGGGGTGATGGGCAAGGAAGCCTCGGGAACCGAGGAGAGCTTTTCGGACGGCCTGCTCGAATACCCCCAGTACACCCGCCCCCAGCTGTTCGAGGGGGTTCCGATCCCGGACATCCTGACCTCGGGCGACCACGCCAAGGTTGCTAGCTGGCGGCGGGCGCAATCCGAGAGCCTGACAGAGGCCCGGCGGCCGGATTTATGGGCCCAAATCCCGCCCAAGCCCCCGAATCGGCCCCGTCGCCAAAAAACGCCAAAAAACAAGACAGACGGGTGA
- the dapF gene encoding diaminopimelate epimerase, producing MSALAHHAFAKMNGIGNEIVVVDMRDSAAKVTPDDARAVASAQGGVPYDQLMVLQKPRLDGTEAFISIYNNDGSEAGACGNGMRCVVRRIFEKTGQTTATFETAAGLLNAWQGPAPDLYTVDMGAPKFGWQDIPLAEEFRDTRYIELQIGPIDNPILHSPSAVSMGNPHAVFWVDDVNAYDLGRFGPLLENHPIFPERANITLAHIVDPQHITIRTWERGAGLTRACGSAACATAVAAARLKRAERKVEITLPGGKLGIEWRERDDHVLMTGTATFEYEGNFDPALFAPVG from the coding sequence ATGAGCGCGCTGGCCCACCACGCATTTGCCAAGATGAACGGCATCGGCAACGAGATCGTCGTTGTCGACATGCGCGACTCCGCGGCAAAGGTGACGCCGGACGACGCCCGCGCCGTGGCGTCCGCGCAGGGCGGCGTGCCCTACGACCAGCTCATGGTGCTGCAGAAGCCGCGGCTCGACGGCACCGAGGCCTTCATCAGCATCTACAACAATGACGGCTCCGAAGCCGGCGCCTGCGGCAATGGCATGCGCTGCGTGGTCCGCCGCATCTTCGAGAAGACCGGACAGACCACGGCGACCTTCGAGACCGCCGCGGGCCTGCTCAATGCCTGGCAAGGCCCTGCACCCGATCTCTACACCGTCGACATGGGTGCGCCAAAGTTCGGCTGGCAGGACATTCCGCTGGCGGAAGAGTTTCGCGACACCCGCTACATCGAACTGCAGATCGGGCCGATCGACAATCCGATCCTGCATTCGCCGTCGGCGGTGAGCATGGGCAATCCGCACGCGGTGTTCTGGGTGGACGACGTCAACGCCTATGATCTCGGCCGCTTCGGTCCGCTGCTGGAAAATCATCCGATCTTCCCCGAGCGCGCCAACATCACGCTCGCCCATATCGTTGATCCCCAGCACATCACGATCCGCACCTGGGAGCGCGGCGCGGGCCTGACCCGGGCCTGCGGTTCGGCGGCCTGTGCGACGGCGGTTGCGGCCGCGCGGCTGAAGCGCGCCGAGCGCAAGGTCGAGATCACGCTGCCTGGCGGCAAGCTCGGCATCGAATGGCGCGAGCGCGACGACCATGTGCTGATGACGGGCACGGCGACCTTCGAATATGAAGGCAATTTCGATCCGGCGCTGTTTGCGCCGGTCGGCTGA
- the rplS gene encoding 50S ribosomal protein L19, with protein sequence MNLIQQLEKEQFEKLSATKEIPEFAPGDTVIVNVKVVEGDRTRVQAYEGVCIGRSGGGLNESFTVRKISYGEGVERVFPLLSPMIDSIKVVRRGKVRRAKLYYLRNLRGKSARIVEKQDRQAAVGE encoded by the coding sequence ATGAACCTGATCCAACAGCTTGAAAAAGAGCAGTTCGAGAAGCTCTCCGCCACCAAGGAGATTCCGGAATTCGCCCCTGGCGACACCGTGATCGTCAACGTGAAGGTCGTCGAAGGCGACCGCACCCGCGTGCAGGCCTATGAAGGCGTCTGCATCGGCCGTTCCGGCGGTGGCCTCAACGAGAGCTTCACCGTCCGCAAGATCTCCTATGGCGAGGGCGTCGAGCGCGTGTTCCCGCTGCTCTCCCCGATGATCGACTCGATCAAGGTGGTGCGCCGCGGCAAGGTGCGTCGCGCGAAGCTCTATTACCTCCGCAACCTTCGCGGCAAGTCGGCCCGCATCGTCGAGAAGCAGGACCGCCAGGCTGCCGTCGGCGAGTAA
- the rimM gene encoding ribosome maturation factor RimM (Essential for efficient processing of 16S rRNA), which produces MSALVCVARIGAAHGVRGAVKLWTFTEDPFAVRRYGPLLARDGKRQFEVATAREAKDHLVATFKGVTTRDEAERLNGIELYVPREKLPATDEDEYYHTDLIGLAAVTTDGEPLGRVLAIHNFGAGDIIEIAPLKGATILLPFSNAVVPEVDLKGGRVVIVLPQEIEGDRDRDEASSS; this is translated from the coding sequence ATGTCGGCGCTGGTCTGCGTCGCGCGGATCGGCGCCGCGCATGGGGTGCGCGGTGCGGTCAAGCTATGGACCTTCACCGAGGATCCGTTCGCCGTCAGGCGCTACGGTCCGCTTCTCGCCAGGGACGGCAAGCGCCAGTTCGAGGTCGCGACGGCGCGCGAGGCGAAAGATCATCTGGTCGCGACGTTCAAGGGCGTCACGACCCGCGATGAAGCCGAGCGCCTCAACGGCATCGAGCTCTACGTCCCGCGCGAAAAACTGCCCGCGACGGACGAGGACGAATATTACCACACCGACCTGATCGGACTCGCCGCCGTCACCACGGACGGCGAGCCGCTCGGCCGCGTGCTCGCGATCCATAATTTCGGCGCCGGCGACATCATCGAGATCGCACCGCTCAAGGGCGCGACGATACTGCTGCCGTTCTCCAACGCGGTGGTGCCGGAGGTCGACCTCAAGGGCGGCCGTGTCGTGATCGTGCTGCCGCAGGAGATCGAGGGCGACCGTGACCGGGACGAGGCTTCGTCGTCATAG